Proteins encoded together in one Planctopirus ephydatiae window:
- a CDS encoding DUF1254 domain-containing protein produces MLNVQAQERYSIPADPKLKYSTPIAPGVALPDKIESSIGTLNLSYGYPSADTVEKIYDNLDRSRALQAYLMAIPIVNQAGMRDSLSKFGPANQTDVIWENLVDPRTVELTANDNTIYNFMWIDTKKGPLVLEVPPEVLGLVNDFWYRWVGDVGITGEDRGKGGKYLVLPPDYKGEVPPGYFVLRPSTYGNWFVFRAFVVDGSTKPGVESVKKNLKIYHLSEAANPPAMKFVDGSGVPANFVAPGDYTFWEMLNQVIQEEPAGGSDPTTLGLFASIGIVKGKPFAPDERMKKILTDAANIGAVTARTIAFKIRDKDAYYFPDSTWRLPFFGGYKFESAPGVTNMDGYIFYYYFATGVTPAMEMKMVGKGSQYPWSVQDSNGNPFDGGKNYRMRLPPNVPVKDFWSVIVYDNQTRSMVQTDQKAPSVSSQDKELKKNPDGSVDVFFGPKAPAGFENNWVQTIPGKGWFMILRLYGPLEPWFDKTWRPGEIELVK; encoded by the coding sequence ATGCTTAACGTACAGGCTCAGGAGCGTTACTCAATCCCCGCCGATCCAAAGCTCAAGTATTCGACGCCCATCGCGCCAGGCGTGGCGCTGCCCGACAAGATCGAAAGCTCCATCGGCACGCTCAATCTCAGCTACGGCTATCCTTCGGCCGATACGGTCGAAAAGATCTACGACAACCTCGACCGCTCCCGCGCCCTGCAGGCCTACCTCATGGCGATTCCCATCGTGAATCAGGCGGGTATGCGCGACTCGTTGAGCAAGTTCGGCCCGGCCAACCAGACCGACGTCATCTGGGAAAACCTCGTCGATCCGCGTACTGTCGAACTCACCGCCAACGACAATACGATCTACAACTTCATGTGGATTGATACGAAGAAAGGCCCGCTGGTTCTCGAAGTCCCTCCCGAGGTGCTCGGGCTGGTGAATGACTTCTGGTATCGCTGGGTCGGCGATGTCGGCATTACGGGCGAGGATCGCGGCAAGGGTGGCAAGTATCTCGTCCTTCCACCGGACTACAAAGGCGAAGTGCCGCCAGGGTATTTCGTACTGCGGCCGAGCACCTACGGCAACTGGTTCGTCTTTCGGGCCTTCGTTGTGGATGGCTCCACCAAGCCCGGCGTGGAGTCGGTCAAGAAGAACCTCAAGATTTATCATCTCTCCGAAGCCGCAAACCCGCCGGCAATGAAATTCGTCGACGGGTCGGGTGTTCCCGCGAACTTTGTCGCCCCCGGTGACTACACCTTCTGGGAGATGCTTAACCAGGTCATTCAGGAAGAACCTGCCGGCGGCAGCGACCCGACGACGCTCGGCCTCTTCGCTTCGATCGGCATCGTGAAGGGCAAACCATTCGCACCCGATGAGCGGATGAAGAAGATCCTGACGGACGCCGCAAACATCGGGGCGGTGACGGCACGGACCATCGCTTTCAAGATCCGCGACAAGGACGCCTACTACTTCCCCGACAGCACGTGGCGACTGCCATTCTTCGGCGGTTACAAGTTCGAGAGTGCGCCCGGTGTCACGAACATGGACGGCTACATCTTCTATTACTACTTCGCAACCGGTGTCACCCCGGCCATGGAAATGAAGATGGTCGGCAAAGGCTCTCAGTATCCGTGGTCTGTGCAGGACTCGAATGGCAACCCCTTCGATGGTGGCAAGAATTACCGGATGCGCCTTCCGCCCAATGTGCCTGTGAAGGACTTCTGGTCCGTGATTGTTTATGACAACCAGACGAGATCCATGGTTCAGACAGATCAAAAAGCACCGAGCGTGAGCAGCCAGGACAAGGAATTGAAGAAGAACCCCGACGGTTCAGTCGACGTCTTCTTCGGCCCCAAGGCCCCGGCTGGTTTCGAGAACAATTGGGTGCAGACGATCCCCGGCAAAGGCTGGTTCATGATCCTGCGTCTCTATGGCCCGCTCGAGCCGTGGTTCGACAAAACCTGGCGCCCCGGCGAGATCGAACTCGTGAAGTAA
- a CDS encoding right-handed parallel beta-helix repeat-containing protein, with the protein MRRFHSCLLVFSFWLFAVAVHANEPIQTTEDLIAAVKAAKEGDTIELASGTFEIDATLELNSGLTLKGAGIDKTTLTCGKTWKPSTKTLPDPEMKLEGLDTDAYLIRVKRDTSGVTISDMTLQAPRLHGAIFSWFHTDLHLHQLRVKETMWCGIRTFGMKGGKIHDCEFVDAGGRWSDGHPGVNGGITGGGIFAVWMSECQIFNNRFMRTRMSKEHEFYGIKVRQSKRCRVHHNTINVNFSMEFPFENDEDNELDHNVCYGTVSIPKYAGGPLPKSGKTFHIHHNYFKDSYSIEFVRNGVEIDHNLFDFDPEADHGNLISGFGNADAQGPAVFHNNLVSNPGRGVIWIKEVFNNLEVRNNHILTRTTITPRKEGLFGFNSKCDFKTITIKDNLIECVGEPRPLLRCKESYDAVVENNKLVNVSDTNKLTNPKTGRVVGLELPLKFECGVKGEYSVDGWKVLRTTR; encoded by the coding sequence ATGAGACGATTTCACTCATGTCTACTGGTTTTTTCGTTCTGGTTGTTTGCCGTGGCGGTACACGCCAACGAGCCAATCCAAACAACGGAAGACCTCATCGCAGCGGTGAAGGCCGCAAAAGAGGGTGACACAATTGAACTTGCTTCAGGAACGTTTGAGATAGACGCCACACTCGAACTGAATAGTGGGTTAACGCTCAAGGGGGCAGGGATCGACAAGACCACTCTGACCTGTGGGAAGACGTGGAAGCCGTCTACAAAAACCCTGCCTGACCCTGAAATGAAACTGGAGGGGCTTGATACTGATGCTTACCTGATTCGCGTCAAGCGGGATACGTCCGGCGTGACCATTTCGGACATGACACTGCAAGCACCGCGCCTGCACGGTGCCATATTCAGCTGGTTCCACACCGATCTCCACCTGCACCAACTGCGTGTTAAGGAGACCATGTGGTGCGGAATCCGCACGTTCGGAATGAAGGGGGGAAAGATCCACGACTGCGAGTTCGTGGATGCCGGTGGGCGTTGGTCGGATGGCCATCCGGGCGTGAATGGCGGCATCACCGGCGGAGGTATCTTTGCCGTTTGGATGAGTGAGTGTCAGATCTTCAACAATCGCTTCATGCGTACCCGCATGTCAAAGGAACATGAGTTCTATGGTATTAAAGTGCGGCAGAGCAAGAGGTGCCGGGTGCATCATAACACCATAAATGTGAACTTCTCGATGGAGTTTCCGTTCGAGAACGACGAGGACAACGAACTCGATCACAACGTCTGCTACGGAACTGTCTCGATTCCCAAGTACGCGGGTGGGCCCTTGCCTAAAAGTGGCAAAACCTTTCATATCCATCACAACTACTTCAAGGACAGTTATAGCATCGAGTTCGTGCGGAACGGCGTGGAGATTGACCACAACCTGTTCGACTTTGACCCTGAAGCCGACCACGGCAATCTGATTTCGGGATTCGGAAACGCCGATGCCCAAGGGCCGGCGGTATTCCACAACAATCTGGTAAGCAATCCAGGCCGCGGGGTTATCTGGATCAAAGAGGTGTTCAACAATCTTGAGGTACGGAACAACCACATTCTCACCCGCACCACGATCACACCGCGGAAGGAAGGGTTGTTCGGTTTCAACTCGAAGTGTGACTTCAAGACGATCACCATTAAGGACAACCTGATCGAGTGTGTGGGCGAACCCCGCCCATTGCTGCGGTGCAAAGAGAGTTACGACGCGGTGGTCGAAAACAACAAGCTGGTGAACGTTAGCGACACCAACAAACTGACGAACCCGAAGACTGGCCGGGTGGTGGGACTGGAACTGCCGCTCAAGTTTGAGTGTGGAGTGAAGGGCGAATACTCCGTGGACGGGTGGAAAGTACTGCGAACGACGAGATAA
- a CDS encoding PSD1 and planctomycete cytochrome C domain-containing protein — MIPAEPPLLLRCDMPQPLPATCQFAWCFKSLMVFGVSLAWLYGSPATSADEAPTFPPEQIEFFEKKIRPILVENCQSCHGASQQKAGLRLDSRDAILRGGESGASAVAQKPKESLLIEAIQYEADGYQMPPKGKLPAEAIADLSRWVELGMPWPAGDAPAEKGTAAEFNFEERAKHWSFQPFTRPEVPHVQEAGWARNPIDQFVLSKLESAQLPHAPQAAPLARLRRLAIDLTGLPPTAQEIAEFQADVRPDAWQHWVNHYLNSPHYGERFARHWMDLTRYAETHGHEFDYEIPYAWPYRDYLIRAFNADVPYNQFVAEHVAGDLLPQPRLDPATGLNESICGTAFWWLSQGKHSPVDIRSEECDTVDNQLDVFSKTFLGMTVACARCHDHKFDPIRIRDYYALAGYLQSSRRDVVNRVPLSTYEAMITDAARHHDGRWKAILEIQPELFNQPARWLSAITNRYQKRITAHPTDWLSPWLQLGSLANKDEFAAKKQNMARALEIQQQQAVAARQAATILNNFEPGTYNDWIKTGAAFSLNENSLLIDDGRPGEGEVSLQEAGTAHSGDVSRKLIGSLSSPTFELKHRYLDLRVARLGGPPQPGRQIKNGQVHVIMDGFQLIKDPLYGSFTLNVPNDGEWRWFRLDLSRAMGSRVYLEIVDEAADGWIAVDEVRVTDGPRAVDEVPPALLEWLNDPAIVEPEQLAARYAAWWQSGGGQEKKEFPSSSFTQALRDLWQAGVQDEQLFPEGSAWKSKRQQVEQQQARWQAAMGQLPEPEFVLAMADGTAEDDHVLLRGNHKKPGPVEPRRPLEVLGGLKIKAPEKGSGRLELVENLVSPENPLVARVIVNRLWHYHFGRGLVPTPDDFGKMGQPPSHPELLDWLAIELIDSGWSLKHLHRLILNSATWQQSSDLAASEIDAKDPQNILLHRMNPRRLEAEAVRDSILAFSGRLNRTMYGPPIPLHLTPFMEGRGRPGQSGPLDGDGRRSLYLSVRRNFLNPVFLAFDFPTPFTTMGRRSTSNVPAQALVLLNNPLILAEADRAAQQTKILEPASRVEALWLAAYGRPPSSDESREALEFVDEQSKEYGANDPSPAWRDLAHVLLNSKEFTFVP; from the coding sequence ATGATTCCTGCCGAGCCTCCACTGCTGCTGAGATGTGACATGCCCCAGCCTCTTCCCGCCACCTGTCAATTCGCCTGGTGTTTCAAGTCATTAATGGTTTTCGGCGTGTCGCTCGCATGGCTCTATGGCAGCCCGGCGACAAGTGCTGACGAGGCACCCACTTTTCCGCCAGAGCAGATCGAGTTTTTCGAAAAGAAGATCCGGCCCATCCTGGTCGAGAACTGCCAGAGTTGCCATGGAGCCAGCCAGCAGAAAGCTGGCTTGAGACTCGATTCTCGCGACGCGATCTTGCGCGGCGGCGAATCGGGGGCTTCCGCCGTTGCTCAAAAGCCGAAAGAAAGTCTGCTCATCGAGGCCATTCAGTATGAAGCTGATGGTTATCAGATGCCTCCCAAAGGGAAGCTCCCTGCAGAGGCTATTGCCGATCTTTCTCGCTGGGTAGAGCTGGGAATGCCATGGCCCGCAGGTGATGCTCCCGCCGAGAAAGGCACGGCAGCCGAGTTCAATTTTGAAGAGCGGGCGAAGCACTGGTCGTTCCAGCCGTTCACCAGACCTGAAGTCCCCCATGTTCAAGAGGCTGGCTGGGCTCGCAATCCCATCGATCAGTTTGTGCTTTCCAAGTTGGAATCGGCCCAGTTGCCACATGCTCCTCAGGCTGCACCTCTGGCTCGTTTGAGGAGATTGGCAATTGATCTCACAGGGCTGCCACCCACTGCCCAGGAAATCGCCGAGTTCCAGGCCGACGTTCGCCCGGATGCGTGGCAGCATTGGGTGAATCATTATCTGAATTCACCTCACTACGGCGAACGCTTTGCCCGGCACTGGATGGATCTGACACGCTATGCCGAGACGCATGGCCACGAGTTCGACTACGAGATCCCGTATGCCTGGCCTTACCGTGATTATCTGATTCGAGCCTTCAATGCCGATGTCCCTTACAACCAGTTTGTCGCTGAACACGTCGCGGGAGACCTGCTCCCCCAGCCGCGCCTTGATCCGGCCACTGGTTTGAATGAATCGATCTGCGGAACGGCGTTCTGGTGGTTGTCTCAAGGCAAGCATTCGCCGGTCGATATCCGTTCGGAAGAGTGCGATACAGTCGACAATCAACTCGATGTCTTCAGCAAGACATTCCTGGGAATGACGGTGGCCTGTGCACGCTGCCATGATCACAAGTTTGACCCGATTCGGATTCGCGATTACTACGCACTCGCGGGGTATCTGCAGAGCAGCCGGCGGGATGTGGTCAATCGAGTTCCCTTAAGCACCTATGAGGCGATGATCACTGATGCCGCCCGGCATCATGATGGACGATGGAAAGCGATCCTGGAGATTCAGCCGGAATTGTTCAATCAGCCTGCCAGGTGGTTGAGCGCGATAACGAACAGGTATCAGAAGCGGATTACGGCCCATCCGACCGACTGGCTCTCGCCCTGGCTGCAGCTGGGATCTCTTGCGAACAAAGACGAGTTTGCCGCCAAAAAACAGAACATGGCCCGTGCGCTGGAAATTCAGCAGCAGCAGGCTGTGGCGGCTCGCCAAGCCGCCACGATTCTCAACAATTTTGAGCCGGGAACTTACAACGACTGGATCAAAACCGGAGCAGCGTTTTCGTTGAATGAAAACTCACTCCTGATTGATGACGGGCGGCCCGGTGAAGGTGAAGTTTCGCTTCAGGAAGCAGGGACAGCTCACTCCGGGGATGTCTCAAGAAAGCTGATCGGGTCACTCAGTTCACCCACTTTTGAACTTAAGCATCGTTATCTGGATCTTCGAGTTGCCCGACTGGGCGGGCCGCCACAACCCGGAAGGCAGATCAAGAATGGGCAAGTCCATGTCATTATGGATGGTTTTCAACTCATTAAAGATCCGCTCTATGGATCGTTCACCTTGAATGTTCCCAACGACGGTGAATGGCGGTGGTTTCGATTGGATCTTTCCCGGGCGATGGGGAGCAGGGTCTATCTCGAGATTGTCGATGAGGCGGCCGATGGCTGGATCGCTGTTGATGAGGTCCGAGTGACGGATGGCCCGCGGGCGGTTGACGAAGTTCCCCCAGCCCTCTTGGAATGGCTCAACGATCCAGCCATTGTCGAACCCGAGCAATTGGCCGCCCGATATGCGGCATGGTGGCAAAGTGGTGGTGGTCAAGAGAAAAAGGAGTTTCCTTCGAGCTCATTCACGCAGGCTCTGCGCGATCTCTGGCAGGCGGGCGTCCAGGATGAGCAACTCTTTCCTGAAGGATCTGCCTGGAAGTCGAAGCGGCAGCAAGTCGAGCAGCAGCAGGCCCGCTGGCAGGCAGCTATGGGTCAACTTCCCGAGCCAGAGTTTGTTCTCGCTATGGCCGATGGTACCGCGGAAGATGATCATGTCTTGCTGCGGGGAAATCACAAGAAGCCTGGCCCCGTTGAGCCACGTCGACCGCTGGAAGTGCTGGGTGGGTTGAAGATCAAAGCACCTGAAAAAGGGAGTGGGCGTCTCGAACTCGTCGAGAATCTGGTCAGCCCGGAAAACCCACTTGTGGCGCGCGTCATCGTGAATCGACTGTGGCATTACCACTTCGGGCGAGGATTGGTTCCGACGCCGGATGACTTTGGCAAGATGGGGCAACCCCCTTCGCATCCTGAACTCCTCGATTGGCTGGCGATTGAATTGATTGACTCCGGCTGGTCACTTAAGCATCTCCATCGCCTGATTCTGAATTCGGCCACATGGCAGCAATCGAGCGATCTGGCAGCCAGTGAAATCGACGCGAAAGATCCACAGAACATTCTGCTGCATCGGATGAACCCCCGCCGACTCGAAGCGGAAGCTGTGCGAGATTCGATCCTGGCTTTTTCAGGCCGCCTCAACAGGACGATGTACGGCCCACCCATTCCGCTTCATTTGACTCCCTTTATGGAAGGTCGGGGGCGTCCGGGGCAATCTGGCCCACTTGATGGCGATGGTCGGCGAAGTCTGTACCTGAGTGTGCGGCGAAACTTTTTGAACCCGGTCTTTCTGGCCTTCGACTTCCCCACACCATTCACCACCATGGGAAGACGGTCGACCAGTAATGTCCCTGCTCAGGCACTTGTGCTGCTCAATAATCCTTTGATTCTTGCTGAAGCCGATCGAGCGGCCCAGCAGACGAAGATATTAGAGCCCGCCTCACGGGTCGAAGCCTTGTGGCTCGCCGCTTATGGTCGCCCTCCCAGCTCAGATGAATCTCGCGAGGCACTCGAATTCGTCGATGAACAGTCCAAAGAATACGGCGCCAACGACCCATCCCCCGCCTGGCGCGACCTCGCGCATGTCTTGCTCAACAGCAAAGAATTTACCTTTGTGCCGTAG
- a CDS encoding Hsp70 family protein — protein MAHQFAVGIDLGTTNSVVSYVRLSDEKPDVGLLPIPQLVAPQTTEARTSLPSFLYCAGPHDAPGSLDVPWSKDRDFSVGELARRQSADYPERTVMAAKSWLGHSKVDRHQALLPVGSEESATGIVTKISPVTASRRYLEHLVSAWKQAFPDAPISEQLVVLTVPASFDASARELTREAAFAAGLPDSLILLEEPQAAVYAWLTSQGEKWRKQLKVGETLLVCDVGGGTTDLTIVQMLEEEGELILQRMAVGNHLLVGGDNMDLALAFHVAELFQAKGVQLDPWQSISLWHTCRQAKEVLLAPDGPKTHTISIKGRGSKLIGGAVSVEVDRAAVAQLLTDGFFPECSLDSLPQKRRQSGFQELGLPYETDTGITRHVAAFLATHAAGVSTGPTHLLLNGGVFKAPALAQRLAQVLGSWYPATPVKLLAGEPDLDHAVARGAAYYGWAKQHGGVRIRGGTARSYYVGIETAGLAVPGAPRPLRALCVVPFGMEEGTEVDVPSDAIGLIVGQPAQFRFFSSSVRKDDRAGSRLTAWSPDDLSETDSLETMLSAGDSAEEHYVPVKFHSKITELGVLELWCVSTRSEGKWKLEFSVRDED, from the coding sequence ATGGCACATCAATTTGCCGTCGGCATTGATCTGGGAACAACCAACAGTGTGGTTTCCTACGTTCGTCTGAGTGATGAAAAGCCAGATGTCGGGCTGCTGCCGATTCCACAACTCGTCGCGCCTCAGACAACCGAAGCACGCACTTCACTGCCGTCGTTTCTGTACTGTGCGGGGCCACATGATGCTCCCGGTTCGCTCGATGTTCCCTGGAGTAAAGATCGTGATTTCAGTGTGGGCGAACTGGCTCGCCGGCAGTCGGCCGATTACCCCGAGCGAACGGTCATGGCGGCCAAAAGCTGGCTGGGACATAGCAAGGTGGATCGCCATCAAGCCCTGTTGCCGGTCGGCAGTGAAGAGAGCGCGACGGGGATCGTCACGAAGATTTCGCCGGTCACCGCTTCCCGCAGATACCTTGAGCATCTCGTGAGTGCCTGGAAGCAGGCGTTTCCCGATGCGCCGATCAGCGAACAACTGGTCGTGCTGACTGTCCCCGCTTCGTTTGATGCCAGTGCTCGAGAGTTGACTCGTGAAGCGGCTTTTGCTGCGGGTTTACCCGATTCGCTGATTCTTCTCGAAGAACCACAGGCTGCCGTCTATGCCTGGCTCACGAGTCAGGGAGAGAAATGGCGCAAGCAACTCAAGGTGGGGGAAACACTTCTCGTGTGCGATGTGGGTGGCGGTACCACAGACCTCACCATTGTGCAGATGCTCGAAGAAGAGGGTGAACTCATCCTCCAGCGCATGGCTGTCGGAAATCACCTGCTGGTCGGCGGCGATAACATGGATCTGGCACTCGCCTTTCATGTCGCGGAATTGTTTCAGGCCAAGGGGGTCCAACTCGATCCGTGGCAATCGATTTCGCTCTGGCATACTTGCCGGCAGGCTAAAGAAGTGCTGCTGGCCCCTGATGGCCCCAAAACGCACACCATCTCGATCAAAGGACGGGGCAGCAAGCTGATTGGCGGTGCCGTGAGTGTTGAGGTTGATCGAGCGGCTGTGGCACAACTGTTGACGGATGGGTTCTTCCCGGAATGTTCGCTGGATAGTCTGCCGCAAAAACGTCGGCAATCGGGTTTTCAGGAACTGGGATTGCCCTATGAAACCGATACCGGCATTACCCGCCATGTGGCGGCTTTCCTGGCGACACATGCTGCCGGTGTTTCGACGGGGCCTACTCATCTGCTGCTGAATGGTGGTGTCTTCAAAGCTCCTGCGCTGGCTCAGCGATTGGCGCAGGTTCTCGGAAGCTGGTATCCCGCCACCCCGGTAAAACTGTTGGCAGGGGAACCAGATCTTGATCATGCCGTCGCTCGCGGTGCCGCCTATTACGGCTGGGCCAAGCAGCATGGCGGGGTTCGCATTCGTGGTGGGACAGCTCGCTCGTACTATGTGGGAATTGAAACCGCAGGGCTGGCTGTTCCCGGTGCTCCCCGGCCGTTGCGCGCGTTATGTGTTGTGCCGTTCGGGATGGAAGAGGGGACAGAGGTGGATGTCCCTTCCGACGCGATTGGCTTGATTGTGGGTCAGCCCGCACAGTTTCGCTTCTTCAGTTCATCGGTCCGCAAGGATGATCGTGCGGGAAGTCGACTGACAGCCTGGTCGCCCGATGATCTTTCAGAAACCGACTCTCTCGAAACGATGCTTTCGGCCGGAGATTCGGCCGAGGAACATTATGTCCCCGTCAAGTTCCACTCGAAGATCACCGAACTCGGTGTGTTGGAACTCTGGTGCGTCAGCACACGCAGCGAAGGAAAGTGGAAACTCGAGTTCAGCGTCCGCGATGAGGATTGA
- a CDS encoding DinB family protein — protein MQAMQIAVESLNMSSMVLKTYLDDLSEEEFLLPAGQGCHCAAWQLGHLISSANHMLEGLKPGSGMELPEGFSKAYSKAATESGVTPAYLAKADYFALFDRVNEAARKLFLSMTEADLDHPGPPGFPPMFSTVGSIVVLIASHPLMHAGQFVPLRRQLGKPIRI, from the coding sequence ATGCAGGCGATGCAGATCGCGGTTGAGAGCCTGAATATGAGCTCCATGGTACTGAAAACGTACCTGGATGATTTGAGCGAAGAAGAGTTTCTATTGCCCGCGGGGCAGGGTTGTCATTGTGCTGCCTGGCAACTCGGACATCTGATCAGCTCAGCCAATCACATGCTGGAAGGCCTTAAACCCGGGAGTGGTATGGAACTCCCTGAGGGCTTTTCGAAAGCCTATTCCAAAGCAGCCACCGAAAGCGGCGTCACTCCGGCTTATCTCGCCAAGGCAGATTACTTCGCGTTGTTTGATCGTGTGAATGAGGCTGCCAGAAAACTCTTTCTGTCAATGACAGAAGCAGATCTCGATCATCCGGGGCCACCTGGATTTCCTCCCATGTTTTCTACAGTGGGATCGATTGTGGTGCTCATTGCCAGTCATCCTCTGATGCATGCCGGTCAGTTTGTGCCTCTTCGTCGTCAACTGGGCAAACCCATCCGCATCTGA
- a CDS encoding Gfo/Idh/MocA family protein has translation MSERSQPSRRSFLQSSTAAIAAATILPAHVLGREQSTAPSEKITLGVIGIGPRCTYDLKAMLQFPDVQCVAIADVQARRRDAGKKLVDEHYKNSDCRLYNDFRELLDRKDIDAVIVATGDRWHAAASILAAKAGKDVYSEKPCGITIEACQQLADTMHSQQRVFQAGTQRRSVPNFQKAVELVHTGKLGKLHTMHASVYIPVLDNTWLPAQKTPAKQEVDWNLWLGPAAWRPFNQKYVDGGWRGQWDFDSGARLLDWGAHTIDLCQWANQADNTMPISYEPQEKTIVCTYANGVKLIVDFLETPFGERSPQYITRLGTCPVRFIGDEGWVETGDSGELVVQPEALAKDQPPAEKRVKGLDVSVHARDFFDCIRTRGKTASNPDVMRRSHIASHAAAIAWILGRKLTFDPVSESFVNDPEANLLRSRPERHWA, from the coding sequence ATGTCCGAGCGAAGCCAGCCTTCACGTCGATCGTTCCTGCAATCCAGTACTGCGGCGATTGCAGCAGCGACAATTCTGCCGGCCCATGTGCTGGGGCGTGAACAATCGACCGCTCCCTCTGAGAAGATCACGCTGGGCGTGATCGGGATTGGACCGCGTTGCACTTATGATCTGAAGGCGATGCTGCAGTTCCCTGATGTCCAGTGCGTCGCCATTGCCGATGTTCAGGCAAGAAGACGGGATGCCGGCAAAAAGCTGGTCGATGAGCATTACAAGAACAGCGACTGTCGTCTTTATAACGACTTTCGAGAACTCCTGGATCGCAAAGATATTGACGCCGTGATTGTCGCAACGGGGGATCGCTGGCATGCCGCTGCTTCGATCCTCGCTGCCAAGGCGGGTAAAGATGTCTACAGCGAGAAGCCTTGTGGCATCACCATCGAAGCCTGTCAGCAATTAGCCGATACGATGCACAGCCAGCAGCGTGTCTTCCAGGCGGGAACACAGCGGCGGAGTGTTCCCAACTTCCAGAAAGCCGTCGAACTGGTTCACACGGGGAAGCTCGGCAAGCTGCATACGATGCATGCCTCGGTCTATATTCCTGTGCTGGATAACACGTGGTTGCCCGCTCAGAAGACGCCTGCCAAGCAGGAAGTGGATTGGAACTTATGGCTGGGGCCAGCCGCCTGGCGACCGTTCAATCAGAAGTATGTCGATGGTGGCTGGCGTGGCCAATGGGATTTCGATTCCGGAGCCCGACTGCTCGACTGGGGTGCTCATACGATTGATCTGTGTCAGTGGGCCAATCAGGCCGATAACACCATGCCGATCAGTTATGAGCCACAGGAAAAAACGATCGTTTGTACTTATGCCAATGGTGTGAAGCTGATTGTCGATTTCCTCGAAACTCCGTTTGGGGAACGTTCGCCTCAATACATCACTCGTTTAGGGACCTGCCCGGTGCGATTTATTGGCGATGAAGGCTGGGTCGAAACGGGCGATAGTGGCGAACTGGTCGTTCAGCCCGAAGCGCTGGCCAAAGATCAGCCACCTGCGGAAAAGCGGGTGAAGGGGCTGGATGTTTCTGTGCATGCCCGAGACTTCTTCGACTGCATTCGCACTCGCGGCAAGACAGCCTCGAATCCGGATGTCATGCGGCGGTCTCACATTGCCAGCCATGCCGCAGCCATTGCCTGGATTCTGGGGCGTAAGCTGACTTTTGACCCCGTGAGCGAGAGCTTCGTGAATGATCCCGAAGCCAATCTGCTGAGATCGAGGCCCGAACGTCACTGGGCTTGA